From a region of the Rhodococcus sp. 4CII genome:
- a CDS encoding protein kinase family protein, with protein sequence MTATPVSGDPPHSRPGEDQLAPGMLVAARYRLLGRFAGPDWVQWWHAHDVELCRDVSLSLVDSAHLHTTDSGADPLARFFRNTTGTSFSHEGRIAQVYDIAAVGDRIAVVAEWTPGWRVADLARTVPRPLDAARTVRYLAAATADAHHHGARIALDHPNRVRISWEGIAVLAFPATLADGSRADDVAGLGALLYALLLGTWPLSSPGATPAVGLPAAARRGDGSVVAPHRVRPAIPRALSDVAMNALTLEPGADTAQAVVDALDRILSDARARAGSAFADAAARAHPKRGDRAARAAAPLPTMSRALALIVALGAGAWAIGTSFTASDAPPAAVADSIRSQTASVPEVFPAPLVPSSAAVYSPLRFPDNGATASLAVDDDPTTSWSTDRYPQQLPASKSGVGLIVSFPGPVDLREVRIDSPTPGTTVEIRTAPVAWANIDHTEVIASATLGAGVTQIVARPPAPTDRVLVWISGLSAGETGYQSRLSEIEFLGSTL encoded by the coding sequence ATGACAGCGACGCCGGTGTCCGGGGACCCGCCGCATTCGCGGCCGGGCGAGGATCAGCTGGCCCCGGGCATGCTCGTCGCCGCCCGCTACCGGCTTCTCGGACGTTTCGCCGGCCCGGACTGGGTGCAGTGGTGGCACGCTCACGACGTCGAATTGTGCCGGGACGTCTCGCTGAGCCTCGTCGACTCGGCGCACCTCCACACCACCGACAGCGGCGCGGACCCGCTGGCACGGTTCTTCCGGAACACCACCGGAACCAGCTTCAGTCACGAGGGGCGGATCGCCCAGGTGTACGACATCGCCGCGGTCGGCGACCGGATCGCGGTGGTCGCGGAGTGGACGCCCGGGTGGCGGGTCGCGGATCTCGCGCGCACGGTTCCGCGTCCGCTGGATGCGGCGCGCACCGTGCGGTACCTCGCCGCCGCGACCGCCGACGCACACCATCACGGTGCCCGTATCGCGCTCGACCATCCCAACCGCGTTCGGATCTCGTGGGAGGGAATCGCCGTTCTCGCCTTCCCCGCCACGCTGGCCGACGGGAGCAGAGCCGACGATGTCGCCGGACTGGGCGCACTGCTGTACGCCCTGCTGCTCGGGACGTGGCCGCTGTCCTCGCCCGGCGCCACCCCGGCCGTCGGACTGCCCGCGGCCGCCCGCCGGGGCGACGGCTCCGTCGTCGCGCCGCACCGGGTGCGCCCGGCCATTCCGCGCGCGCTGTCCGACGTGGCCATGAACGCGCTCACCCTCGAACCCGGCGCGGACACCGCGCAAGCGGTCGTCGACGCCCTCGACCGGATCTTGTCGGACGCACGGGCCCGTGCGGGTTCCGCATTCGCCGACGCCGCGGCGCGCGCTCACCCGAAGCGCGGCGACCGTGCCGCGCGTGCCGCGGCACCGCTACCCACGATGAGCCGGGCGCTCGCACTGATCGTTGCCCTCGGCGCGGGCGCGTGGGCGATCGGCACGTCGTTCACCGCCTCGGACGCTCCCCCGGCCGCCGTCGCGGACAGCATCCGCAGCCAGACCGCATCGGTTCCGGAAGTCTTCCCCGCACCACTCGTTCCGTCGTCCGCGGCCGTGTACTCCCCGCTGCGGTTTCCCGACAACGGGGCCACCGCGTCCCTCGCCGTCGACGACGACCCCACGACGTCCTGGTCGACCGACCGCTACCCGCAGCAACTGCCGGCGTCGAAGTCCGGAGTGGGCCTGATCGTCTCGTTCCCCGGACCCGTCGATCTCCGGGAAGTCCGGATCGACTCCCCGACACCGGGCACGACGGTGGAGATCCGGACCGCTCCCGTCGCATGGGCGAACATCGACCACACCGAGGTGATCGCCTCGGCCACGCTCGGCGCCGGGGTCACCCAGATCGTGGCCCGACCGCCGGCACCCACCGACCGGGTCCTCGTCTGGATCTCGGGGCTGTCGGCCGGCGAGACCGGCTACCAGTCGCGCCTGTCGGAGATCGAGTTCCTGGGTAGCACCCTATGA
- a CDS encoding YidH family protein: MSRNMFGPTQPNTGSTARDHLANERTYLAWHRTGISVAALGVAVAKFAPHRGDHAIAAGFILLAAGLLVSAYGTVRYRVISKQIESGVFAPATFAAVVTSSVVTVLALLAVVVLL; the protein is encoded by the coding sequence ATGAGCCGCAACATGTTCGGACCCACCCAGCCGAACACCGGTAGCACCGCGCGCGACCATCTCGCGAACGAGCGAACCTACCTCGCCTGGCATCGCACCGGGATCAGTGTCGCCGCACTCGGTGTGGCGGTGGCGAAGTTCGCACCGCATCGCGGCGACCACGCCATCGCCGCCGGATTCATCCTGCTCGCCGCCGGACTGCTGGTCTCCGCATACGGCACGGTCCGCTACCGGGTCATCAGCAAGCAGATCGAGTCCGGGGTATTCGCTCCGGCGACGTTCGCCGCCGTCGTCACGTCCAGCGTCGTGACCGTGCTCGCGCTGCTCGCGGTGGTGGTTCTACTCTGA
- a CDS encoding HAD family phosphatase, with product MGLGGSWADGSTQSAIEDFVARVTDPGGPDFVEPADRVAVFDNDGTLWCEKPMPIQLDFTVRRLAEMAESDPALQQKQPWKAAHEHDLKWLGAAMVKHYHGDDGDLKLLMGAITAAFDSVSVENYDARVRAFFDGADHPTLGRPYYGCGYAPMVELLRYLEANGFAVYIASGGDRDFMRPVAGRLYGIPPERIIGSALGLSYREGTDETELLYKAAMDFFDDGPEKPVRIWSRIGRRPILSAGNSNGDLPMLAFSGLPGRPSLRMLILHDDADREFDYVAGAEQALDQARERDWTVVSMKDDWTSVFPPADT from the coding sequence ATGGGGCTGGGTGGTTCCTGGGCGGACGGGTCGACGCAGTCGGCGATCGAGGATTTCGTCGCACGGGTGACGGACCCGGGAGGGCCGGACTTCGTCGAGCCGGCAGACCGGGTGGCCGTGTTCGACAACGACGGCACGTTGTGGTGTGAGAAGCCGATGCCCATTCAGCTCGACTTCACCGTCCGGCGTCTGGCGGAGATGGCCGAGAGCGATCCGGCACTGCAGCAGAAGCAACCGTGGAAGGCGGCCCACGAGCACGACCTGAAGTGGCTCGGGGCCGCGATGGTCAAGCACTACCACGGCGACGACGGCGATCTGAAACTGTTGATGGGCGCGATCACCGCGGCGTTCGACTCGGTCAGCGTCGAGAATTACGACGCTCGGGTCCGGGCCTTCTTCGACGGCGCCGACCACCCGACGCTGGGCCGCCCGTACTACGGCTGCGGATACGCGCCGATGGTCGAGTTGCTTCGCTATCTCGAGGCGAACGGATTCGCCGTCTACATCGCGTCCGGTGGTGATCGGGACTTCATGCGCCCGGTCGCCGGACGGCTCTACGGGATTCCGCCGGAACGCATCATCGGCAGCGCCCTCGGCCTCTCGTACCGTGAGGGGACGGACGAGACGGAACTGCTCTACAAGGCCGCGATGGACTTCTTCGACGACGGACCGGAGAAGCCGGTCCGGATCTGGAGCAGGATCGGGCGGCGGCCGATCCTGTCGGCAGGCAACTCCAACGGCGACCTGCCGATGCTGGCGTTCTCCGGGCTCCCCGGCCGCCCGTCGCTTCGGATGCTGATCCTGCACGACGACGCCGATCGCGAATTCGACTATGTGGCGGGCGCCGAACAGGCCCTCGATCAGGCCCGGGAAAGGGACTGGACCGTGGTGAGCATGAAGGACGATTGGACAAGCGTCTTCCCGCCGGCGGACACCTGA
- a CDS encoding Rrf2 family transcriptional regulator: MKISGGVEWSLHCCVVLSQAEAPVPTARLADLHGVSKSYLAKHLQSLARAGLVHPTEGRDGGYVLTRAPADITVLDVVQAVDGTGPAFRCTEIRQQGLLAAPPEQCTAPCGIAKVMADAERAWRDSLSGVTIADLAGTLDLAALKQTLQTSY, encoded by the coding sequence ATGAAGATTTCCGGTGGTGTGGAGTGGTCGCTCCACTGCTGCGTGGTGCTCAGCCAGGCCGAGGCCCCGGTGCCGACTGCCCGGCTGGCGGATCTGCACGGGGTGTCGAAGTCCTATCTCGCGAAGCATCTGCAGTCGCTGGCCCGTGCCGGTCTCGTCCACCCGACCGAGGGTCGCGACGGCGGGTACGTCCTGACCCGGGCACCCGCGGACATCACGGTGCTCGACGTCGTGCAGGCGGTCGACGGCACGGGGCCGGCATTTCGGTGCACCGAGATCCGGCAGCAGGGGCTGCTCGCCGCGCCACCGGAACAGTGCACGGCGCCCTGCGGCATCGCGAAGGTCATGGCCGACGCCGAGCGGGCCTGGCGTGATTCGCTGTCGGGCGTGACCATCGCGGATCTGGCGGGGACGCTGGACCTCGCGGCTCTCAAACAGACGCTGCAGACGTCCTACTGA
- a CDS encoding SDR family oxidoreductase gives MKIVIFGNGLIGRQVAAKLGDSGHDVVALGRGDGIDTTTGKGVAEAVAGADVVVDLTNSPSWADDDVLAFFRDSSKHMLAAEEAAGVGHHVVLSIVGADRLPDSGYMRAKAAQEDVVKAGPVPYSILRSTQFFEFIAGIADAGTVGDTVHATPAHLQPIASRDVVSRVAEVVTGSPLNGTVEIAGPEPLGIDELVRRLFASTGDKRSVTSDPEAGYFGAKLDDAAITPTPGAGAWIAPTTLDEWLRK, from the coding sequence GTGAAGATCGTCATTTTCGGAAACGGACTGATCGGACGACAGGTCGCGGCGAAGCTCGGCGACTCCGGGCACGACGTCGTGGCCCTCGGCCGCGGCGACGGAATCGATACGACCACCGGAAAGGGTGTAGCGGAGGCCGTCGCGGGAGCCGACGTGGTCGTGGACCTGACCAATTCGCCGTCGTGGGCGGACGACGACGTCCTGGCATTCTTCCGCGATTCGTCGAAGCACATGCTCGCCGCGGAGGAGGCCGCCGGCGTCGGGCACCACGTGGTGCTGTCCATCGTGGGCGCCGACCGACTGCCCGACTCGGGATACATGCGAGCCAAGGCCGCCCAGGAAGATGTGGTCAAGGCCGGCCCGGTCCCGTACTCGATCCTGCGATCCACCCAGTTCTTCGAGTTCATCGCCGGCATCGCCGACGCCGGGACCGTCGGCGACACGGTGCACGCGACACCCGCGCACCTGCAGCCCATCGCCTCGCGCGACGTCGTGTCCCGGGTGGCGGAGGTGGTCACCGGCTCCCCGTTGAACGGCACCGTCGAGATCGCCGGCCCCGAGCCGCTGGGTATCGACGAATTGGTGCGCCGACTGTTCGCGTCGACCGGCGACAAGCGGTCCGTGACGTCCGATCCCGAGGCCGGTTATTTCGGTGCGAAACTCGACGACGCGGCGATCACCCCGACACCCGGCGCCGGCGCCTGGATCGCCCCCACCACGCTGGACGAATGGCTCCGCAAATAG
- the treS gene encoding maltose alpha-D-glucosyltransferase yields the protein MNPEIHHEPSEISYDEQFYPARPRPLKPSVRRAARVDAQRGDPVPDNPDYVEWLINQSILHDAKLIAEQLSGKGSMWQNPYADPNPRAAVERGSVWFTAYPISIITAPGASFLSSLGDEALWQAFSEVGVTAVHTGPVKQAGGINGWRATPSVDGHFDRISMQIDSAFGTEEEFRKLCVVAAAYDGIVIDDIVPGHTGKGADFRLAEMAYADYPGIYHMVEIEQQDWHLLPRVPDGRDSVNIDADTEAQLARAGYIIGQLQRVIFYELGVKETNWSVTPAVKGVDGVERRWVYLHYFKAGQPSINWLDPSFAGMRLVIGDACHSIADLGAGALRLDANGFLGVERRTEGLPGWSEGHPLSEAANHLIASIVRKMGGFTFQELNLTIDDIKAMGTTGADLSYDFINRPAYHHALVMGNTEFLRLTMNLARDHGVDAASLVHALQNHDELTFELVHFATLHKDDEFDYGGETVTGSDLGDRIRKDLCERLTGRWAPYNRTFTTNGIACTTASVITATLGIRDLDRMDAADIDTVKQAHLLLAMFNALQPGVFALSGWDLCGLLPVPSEDVVDLLAEGDTRWINRGAHDLMGVNPDAERSESGIPRGRSLYGSLPVQLQDPTSFARRLARIIDVRNRYGIATAVQLDVPTVSHKGLLVMVHELADASLEVTVLNFTSEEIAATVQSQFLPAGSPAVNLFTDEQIGAVDELHSFPITLAPYEGVPVLVRPESA from the coding sequence ATGAACCCCGAGATCCATCACGAGCCCAGCGAGATCAGTTACGACGAGCAGTTCTACCCGGCGCGCCCTCGGCCGTTGAAACCGTCGGTCCGTCGTGCCGCCCGGGTGGATGCGCAGCGGGGTGACCCGGTACCGGACAACCCGGATTACGTGGAGTGGCTGATCAATCAGTCGATTCTGCACGATGCGAAGTTGATCGCGGAGCAGCTGTCCGGCAAGGGCAGCATGTGGCAGAACCCGTATGCCGACCCGAATCCGCGGGCAGCGGTGGAGCGGGGTTCGGTGTGGTTCACGGCGTACCCGATTTCGATCATCACGGCGCCGGGGGCGAGTTTTCTGAGTTCGCTCGGCGACGAGGCGTTGTGGCAGGCGTTCTCCGAGGTCGGGGTGACGGCGGTGCACACGGGACCGGTGAAGCAGGCGGGCGGGATCAACGGGTGGCGGGCAACGCCGTCGGTGGACGGCCATTTCGACCGCATCAGCATGCAGATCGACTCGGCGTTCGGGACGGAGGAAGAGTTCCGCAAGCTCTGCGTCGTCGCCGCAGCGTACGACGGCATCGTCATCGATGACATCGTGCCCGGTCACACCGGTAAGGGCGCCGATTTCCGGCTCGCCGAGATGGCGTACGCCGACTACCCCGGCATCTATCACATGGTGGAGATCGAACAGCAGGACTGGCACCTGCTGCCCCGGGTGCCGGACGGCCGGGACTCGGTGAACATCGACGCCGACACCGAGGCGCAACTCGCCCGGGCCGGATACATCATCGGTCAACTGCAGCGCGTCATCTTCTACGAACTCGGGGTGAAGGAAACCAACTGGAGCGTCACCCCCGCGGTGAAGGGGGTGGACGGCGTCGAGCGAAGGTGGGTGTACCTGCACTATTTCAAGGCCGGGCAGCCCTCCATCAACTGGCTGGATCCGTCGTTCGCGGGCATGCGCCTCGTCATCGGGGACGCCTGCCACTCCATCGCGGATCTCGGCGCCGGCGCGCTTCGACTGGACGCCAACGGTTTTCTCGGGGTGGAGCGGCGCACCGAGGGTCTTCCCGGCTGGTCGGAGGGGCATCCCCTGTCGGAGGCAGCCAATCACCTCATCGCGAGCATCGTGCGGAAGATGGGTGGATTCACGTTCCAGGAGCTGAACCTCACCATCGACGACATCAAGGCGATGGGTACGACGGGTGCCGACCTGTCGTACGACTTCATCAACCGTCCCGCCTACCATCACGCGCTGGTCATGGGGAACACCGAATTCCTTCGGCTGACGATGAACCTCGCCCGCGACCACGGCGTCGATGCCGCCTCGCTCGTCCACGCGCTGCAAAACCACGACGAGCTGACGTTCGAGCTGGTGCATTTCGCGACGCTGCACAAGGACGACGAGTTCGACTACGGCGGCGAGACGGTCACCGGGTCCGACCTCGGTGACCGCATCCGCAAGGACCTGTGCGAGCGGCTCACCGGGCGGTGGGCACCATACAACCGCACGTTCACCACCAACGGGATCGCCTGCACCACGGCCAGCGTCATCACCGCGACGCTGGGCATTCGCGACCTCGACCGGATGGACGCCGCCGACATCGACACCGTCAAGCAGGCCCACCTGCTGCTGGCGATGTTCAATGCGCTCCAGCCGGGAGTGTTCGCACTGTCGGGCTGGGACCTGTGCGGTTTGCTTCCCGTGCCGTCCGAGGACGTGGTCGATCTCCTCGCCGAGGGGGACACCCGCTGGATCAACCGGGGTGCGCACGACCTCATGGGCGTCAACCCGGACGCCGAACGGTCGGAGTCGGGCATTCCCCGCGGGCGCAGTCTGTACGGGAGTCTGCCTGTGCAGCTGCAGGATCCGACGTCCTTCGCGCGCCGGCTGGCCCGCATCATCGACGTCCGGAACCGATACGGCATCGCCACCGCGGTCCAGCTCGACGTGCCGACGGTGTCACACAAGGGTTTGCTCGTGATGGTTCACGAACTGGCGGACGCGAGTCTGGAGGTCACGGTTCTCAACTTCACGTCCGAGGAGATCGCCGCGACCGTCCAGTCGCAGTTCCTGCCCGCGGGCTCGCCGGCAGTCAACCTGTTCACCGACGAGCAGATCGGCGCCGTGGACGAACTGCACAGTTTCCCGATCACCCTCGCGCCGTACGAGGGTGTCCCCGTCCTGGTGCGGCCAGAATCTGCATGA